In Haematobia irritans isolate KBUSLIRL chromosome 1, ASM5000362v1, whole genome shotgun sequence, a genomic segment contains:
- the LOC142222323 gene encoding uncharacterized protein LOC142222323, whose translation MEKQSESTTDHRSEIANRIEEGTYSIFLADDRNPIGKILDQEEGIIKGYVWCTKCRIVLQNSLEVVADHKCCKELNDPLAIDNGKYENSKNLNISIKEELDSSSTTDQIRPESVEKTKADTDKLASKQNFKKVDGKARAEKLKHRLDTEEKIENGLYTLTAVKGKRSVRNIFRRILKPGNQLLEGYVFCLKCRKVFCDLESLHCKHRCYMDEKSTLKKNGISDQDEEDGDGDRNMERIDGYLLPDPVEQLRQILNQIEKGVYHLDIFKGNCVMWETLRVVRREDNKIVDGVVYCTKCQKVYRRWIINHHACYRHYKQSNESDSDDPKDENSKNPNINIKEEKDLVSTDQRPEGVTEINADTSSKNNELTPNQNCRQIDGKGRATKVRHLLKTAEKIESGLYTLTPVKGKRVFRNIFRRILKSGNQLLEGYVFCVKCRKVFSDIESLYCNHRCYLDEKSALKNGCEDDADEDNANMERIDGYVLLDSVEQLRHLLNQVEKGIYHLDNYKGNCVLWETLRVVRRQDNKIVDGVVYCTKCQKVIRRWLINHHTCYRHYKKSNEEYKEDEEEESDSDDTDDPQDSKTKLVKRNKRKIVVNIRKGIYKLAKDSRTSVTWKLMRHILTEDGTPYKGYVYCIQCRKVYVYNKKSSLHQHKCCKNFKQLETKEHLQDIQEISAKINEDPNIPVIAFESKPPSNLNRFRHAHIIEKIKNGTYTLEHIKGRGYMWKLMRDIVQEDKTPLKGLVFCTYCQNVYSSNRGHNITKNKCFMALKESFLRNIGDDVEPTTVTSEIVADTDQISAKDRALMTSIGNLISTGVYTLSDRKKYIKLMWNFMQEIKTDKGIYLEDYIYCHICKKVFRFIEDSSFLYRYHKCASLAVPKWRRKKGSKSNQKKYDHEDDGMEEDNFDHLIVDSIKIEPVTLQENSLVQQKVKLKTLQDSVEQSMDDDSEEDQSDPMDYIKSDSVNFQENSLLQQKVKLEPMEDSEEFQVSVVQGSSNLRNDALRSNIVYDNPADTRINSDDGECHTQHLPLKSIKTEPIIFQENSSLQMVKLEPLRSSGEAIQYQVSDVQGSSNLTNALRSNTTYDNPSNMTIGEENQEDHSVYLPSNSTKSEAFTFHENSTVQKVKFEPLEDSEKVIQLQVPDVQGSSKHNKTPNIVYSNPSVMTNEKLGEGNQEVHSAHLPLDSTNHEAVTVEDNSILQKIKLEPLEDSEEFLQVQVSDVQGSSKLNKTLHPTIVYSNPSNKGKEKYQSNYLPMDSLKPEAVSMQDDSVLEEIKLEPLDDSDDMDVPLSKKPKLC comes from the coding sequence ATGGAGAAACAGAGCGAATCTACAACAGATCATAgatctgaaatagcaaacagaaTTGAAGAAGGTACTTACAGCATATTCTTGGCCGATGACCGAAACCCAATAGGAAAAATTCTGGATCAAGAGGAAGGTATTATCAAAGGATATGTGTGGTGCACAAAATGTCGCATAGTATTGCAAAATAGTTTAGAAGTAGTTGCTGACCATAAGTGCTGCAAGGAGCTAAATGATCCACTTGCCATTGATAatggaaaatatgaaaattcgaaaaacTTAAACATAAGCATAAAGGAAGAGTTAGATTCGAGTTCTACTACAGATCAGATCAGACCTGAGTCAGTAGAAAAGACCAAAGCAGATACTGACAAATTGGCCAgtaagcaaaattttaaaaaagtagaTGGAAAGGCAAGAGCAGAGAAACTTAAACATCGACTGGacacagaagaaaaaattgaaaacggaTTGTATACTTTAACTGCGGTCAAAGGTAAACGTTCAGTTCGCAATATCTTTCGAAGAATTCTAAAGCCAGGCAATCAGCTTCTAGAGGGATATGTATTTTGTCTGAAATGTCGCAAAGTATTTTGTGATCTTGAATCGCTGCATTGTAAACATAGATGTTATATGGATGAAAAATCGACTTTAAAGAAGAATGGAATTTCAGATCAAGACGAAGAAGATGGTGATGGTGATAGGAATATGGAGAGAATCGATGGTTATCTTTTACCAGACCCTGTGGAACAATTACGGCAAATATTAAACCAAATAGAAAAGGGAGTCTACCACCTGGACATCTTTAAAGGCAACTGTGTGATGTGGGAAACCCTAAGAGTGGTGCGTAGGGAGGACAACAAAATTGTGGACGGAGTCGTTTATTGTACTAAATGCCAAAAAGTTTATAGAAGATGGATTATTAATCACCACGCATGTTATAGACATTACAAGCAATCTAATGAAAGCGATTCAGATGATCCCAAAGATGAAAATTCAAAGAACCCGAACATAAATATAAAGGAAGAGAAAGATTTGGTATCTACAGATCAAAGACCTGAAGGTGTAACAGAGATTAATGCAGATACTTCCAGCAAAAATAACGAATTGACCCCTAATCAAAACTGTAGACAGATCGATGGAAAGGGAAGAGCAACGAAAGTTAGACATCTATTGAAAACAGCAGAGAAAATTGAAAGCGGTTTATATACTCTAACTCCGGTCAAGGGTAAACGTGTATTTCGCAATATCTTCCGAAGGATACTAAAGTCAGGCAATCAGCTTCTAGAGGGATAcgtattttgtgtaaaatgtcgcAAAGTATTTTCTGATATTGAATCGCTTTATTGTAATCATAGATGTTATCTGGATGAAAAATCTGCTTTAAAGAACGGATGCGAAGATGATGCCGATGAGGACAATGCGAATATGGAAAGAATAGATGGTTATGTATTATTAGATTCTGTGGAACAATTACGACATTTATTAAACCAAGTGGAAAAGGGCATCTACCACCTGGACAATTACAAGGGCAATTGTGTGTTATGGGAAACCTTAAGAGTGGTTCGAAGGCAGGACAACAAAATTGTGGACGGAGTGGTTTATTGTACAaaatgtcaaaaagttattagaAGATGGCTTATTAATCATCACACATGTTATAGACATTACAAAAAATCGAATGAAGAATATAAAGAAGACGAAGAAGAAGAAAGCGATTCAGATGACACCGATGACCCCCAAGATTCCAAAACAAAACTTGTAAAACGGAACAAAAGGAAAATTGTAGTAAATATTAGAAAAGGTATTTACAAATTGGCCAAAGATAGCCGCACCAGTGTTACATGGAAATTAATGAGGCATATTTTAACTGAAGATGGCACACCTTACAAGGGTTATGTCTATTGCATTCAATGCCGAAAAGTTTACGTATACAATAAGAAATCGAGTTTACATCAACACAAGTGCTGTAAAAACTTCAAGCAATTGGAGACTAAAGAGCATCTACAGGATATTCAagaaatttctgcaaaaattaATGAAGACCCTAATATACCCGTAATAGCGTTTGAGAGTAAACCTCCGTCAAATTTGAATCGTTTCCGCCACGCAcatattattgaaaaaattaaaaatggcaCATACACTTTGGAGCATATAAAAGGCAGGGGTTATATGTGGAAACTTATGAGGGATATTGTGCAAGAAGATAAGACCCCATTAAAGGGTTTAGTTTTTTGTACATATTGCCAAAATGTCTACTCATCTAATAGAGGACATAATATAACTAAAAACAAATGTTTCATGGCCCTAAAGGAATCGTTTTTACGAAATATTGGAGATGATGTAGAACCAACCACCGTGACATCAGAAATTGTTGCGGACACTGATCAAATCTCTGCCAAAGATCGTGCCTTGATGACATCTATCGGTAATCTTATATCGACTGGAGTTTATACGTTAAGCGATCGCAAgaaatacattaaattaatgtggAATTTCATGCAAGAAATCAAAACAGATAAGGGAATCTATCTGGAGGATTATATATATTGTCATATATGTAAAAAAGTATTTCGATTTATTGAAGATAGTAGCTTCTTGTATAGATATCATAAGTGTGCTAGTCTTGCAGTACCAAAATGGAGACGTAAAAAAGGCTCAAAATCAAATCAGAAGAAATATGACCATGAAGATGATGGAATGGAAGAGGATAACTTTGATCATCTTATTGtggattctataaaaattgaacctGTTACCTTACAAGAAAATTCCTTAGTGCAACAAAAGGTAAAGTTGAAAACTTTGCAAGATTCTGTAGAACAATCTATGGATGACGATTCTGAAGAAGATCAGTCTGATCCTATGGATTATATAAAAAGCGATTCTGTTAACTTTCAAGAAAATTCCTTATTGCAACAAAAGGTCAAGTTGGAACCTATGGAAGACTCTGAAGAATTTCAAGTCTCAGTTGTACAAGGAAGTTCGAATCTTAGAAACGACGCCTTACGCTCAAATATTGTATATGATAATCCAGCAGATACCAGAATTAATAGTGATGATGGAGAATGTCACACTCAACATCTACCTTTGAAATCCATAAAAACCGAACCTattatttttcaagaaaattccTCCTTACAAATGGTGAAGTTGGAACCTTTGAGAAGCTCTGGAGAAGCTATACAATATCAGGTCTCAGATGTCCAAGGAAGTTCGAATCTTACAAACGCCTTACGCTCAAATACTACATATGATAATCCTTCAAATATGACCATTGGTGAAGAAAATCAGGAAGATCACTCTGTTTATCTTCCTTCGAATTCTACCAAATCTGAAGCTTTTACCTTTCACGAAAATTCTACAGTACAAAAAGTAAAGTTTGAACCTTTGGAAGACTCTGAAAAAGTCATACAACTACAAGTCCCCGATGTCCAAGGGAGTTCGAAACATAATAAGACTCCAAATATTGTATATTCTAATCCATCAGTTATGACCAATGAAAAACTAGGTGAAGGAAATCAGGAAGTTCACTCTGCTCATCTTCCTTTGGATTCTACGAACCATGAAGCTGTTACCGTGGAAGATAATTCGATATTACAGAAGATAAAATTGGAACCTTTGGAAGACTCTGAAGAGTTCTTACAAGTTCAGGTCTCAGATGTACAAGGAAGTTCGAAACTTAATAAGACTTTACATCCAACTATTGTATATTCTAATCCATCTAATAAAGGCAAAGAAAAATATCAATCTAATTATCTTCCAATGGACTCTCTAAAACCTGAAGCTGTTAGCATGCAGGATGATTCGGTATTAGAAGAGATAAAATTGGAACCTTTGGACGATTCTGACGATATGGATGTACCACTctctaaaaaaccaaaattatgttga